The genomic segment AGGGGCTTCGCGGTTGACTGTTGTGAGCCTGTTGGTGGCGCATGCTGGGATCAGAGAGCCCAACCCGTTAAACTCTAGGAATGACACAGAAACTCTTTTCCGAATTGGGCTTGTCGCCCGAACTGCTTAAAGCCATCGAACGCATGGGGTTCGAGCAGGCGTCTCCGATCCAGGCCGAAGCGATCCCGCGGCTGCTCGAAGGCCACGATGTGATCGGGCAATCGCAGACCGGGTCTGGCAAGACCGCGGCGTTTGGGATTCCCGCCGTTGAATTGGCAGATCCAACGAATCGCGCCGTGCAGATCCTGATGATGTGCCCGACGCGTGAACTGGCATCCCAGGTTGCTGAGGAAATTGCCAAACTGGCGGCGTTCAAGAAAGGCGTGCGTGAGCTGCCGATCTTTGGCGGTCAGAGCTATGACCATCAGTTCCGTGGCCTGAAGGCCGGTCCACAGATCGTCATCGGGACTCCCGGGCGGTTGATCGACCATATCAAGCAGGGCACGCTGAAGCTCAACGAAGTTAAGATGGTCGTGCTCGACGAAGCCGACCGAATGCTGGACATGGGTTTTCGCGAGGATATCGAGACGATTCTCGAATCGATTCCGACCGAACGTCAGATCGTGCTGTTTTCGGCCACGGTTCCGCCGCCGATCCGCAAGATCATTGAACGGTTTACACGCGATCCGGTCACGGTGCGAATTGAAGCGACTGCGCTGAACGTTCCCGCAATCGAGCAGTTCTACGTCGAAGTCGACTATCGATCGAAAACCGAAGTTCTGTGCCGCCTGCTCGATTTGCATGACGTGCGTTATGGACTTGTTTTCGGGTTCACGAAGATTCAGGTCGACCAATTGACGGAAGCGCTGATCGCCCGTGGCTACAGCGCCGACAAGCTGCACGGCGACATGACCCAGCCGATGCGCGAGCGGACGATGAAGCGGTTCCGCGATCGCAAGATTGAACTGCTGGTTGCGACCGACGTGGCGGCACGTGGGCTCGACGTCGACGATCTGGAAATCGTGTTCAACTACGAATTGCCGCACGATGCCGAGGACTACGTCCATCGTATCGGCCGCACGGGGCGAGCGGGAAAAAGCGGTAAGGCGATCAGCCTGGTCAGCGGCCGTGAATTTGGCCGCTTGCAACAGATCATTCGGTTCACCAAGTCGAAGATCCCGCGGATGTCGGTGCCTCGACTGGAAGAGCTGGAAGAGAAGCACGCGAACCGACTGGTCGAGTCGCTGCACAACACGATTCAAGCGGGTGACTTCAAACCGCAGGATAAGCTATTGGAAGATCTGATCGAAGCAGGGCACGCACCCGGCGAGATCGTTTCCGCCCTGATGCACCTGCTGGCGGAAGAGAAGCTGCGAGCGCCCGAACGGATTGCCGAAGATGATCCGCGTCCACAGCGTCGTCCGCCGCGCGATCCTTCATTCGGGGATCGTCCGCCGCGTGGACCGGGTGAAGACGGTCCGCCGCAGATGACACGTCCACGCGAATCGGCGGGACGGGGCCCGCGAATCGACGAGTCTGGTGTCTGGATCAAGTTCAATGTGGGTGACAACGCGGGCGTCTCGCCAGGCGATTTCGTCGGTTGCATCGCCAACGAAGCCAACGTACCGAGGACCGTCATCGGCGGCATTCAGATTCTGGCGACAGTGAGCTTTGTGCAGGTGGCTGAAGAGTTTGCCGAGCAAATTTTGGAAGCGGTCCAAGGCGTCCGCCTGCGTGGTCGACGTGTTCAGGCCGCCCCTGGGGCGCCGCCACGACGTGATTTCCGACCGAGCAACGAAGGGCGACCTCAGCGGCGTGGGCCACGTTCCTGATTCCTCTCAGCGAGCAATTCCCCATGAACAGGGTGAATGGCTCGCGCGTGTTTGCGGTACCTGTCGCAGTCGAAAGTCGTGGTGAGTTCTGTTTGGTTGATTGCGAACGTGACATCCGCTTGTCACTGATGCGCGCGCGACTTACGA from the Schlesneria paludicola DSM 18645 genome contains:
- a CDS encoding DEAD/DEAH box helicase, yielding MTQKLFSELGLSPELLKAIERMGFEQASPIQAEAIPRLLEGHDVIGQSQTGSGKTAAFGIPAVELADPTNRAVQILMMCPTRELASQVAEEIAKLAAFKKGVRELPIFGGQSYDHQFRGLKAGPQIVIGTPGRLIDHIKQGTLKLNEVKMVVLDEADRMLDMGFREDIETILESIPTERQIVLFSATVPPPIRKIIERFTRDPVTVRIEATALNVPAIEQFYVEVDYRSKTEVLCRLLDLHDVRYGLVFGFTKIQVDQLTEALIARGYSADKLHGDMTQPMRERTMKRFRDRKIELLVATDVAARGLDVDDLEIVFNYELPHDAEDYVHRIGRTGRAGKSGKAISLVSGREFGRLQQIIRFTKSKIPRMSVPRLEELEEKHANRLVESLHNTIQAGDFKPQDKLLEDLIEAGHAPGEIVSALMHLLAEEKLRAPERIAEDDPRPQRRPPRDPSFGDRPPRGPGEDGPPQMTRPRESAGRGPRIDESGVWIKFNVGDNAGVSPGDFVGCIANEANVPRTVIGGIQILATVSFVQVAEEFAEQILEAVQGVRLRGRRVQAAPGAPPRRDFRPSNEGRPQRRGPRS